A single window of Anomaloglossus baeobatrachus isolate aAnoBae1 chromosome 9, aAnoBae1.hap1, whole genome shotgun sequence DNA harbors:
- the LOC142250376 gene encoding adenosine deaminase domain-containing protein 2-like isoform X2, with the protein MTMQRLLQRYHAAEDLNLCGDQESLVTHEERCSAVASCVFQSLMGETEYYKHRTSLAAFILQRDVGGDEDIYEVVALGTGVTWYQGWQEYDGLLVHDCHAPVIARRALLRYLYKEVTLLYSDLPGAAEKSIFCTSSKTQSLVLKPNVFLHLYLSCIPEGATHSGPSWLRQSTLHLNIHAKGSLLPVSECPPSVLAAHVCCMSATDKLLKWNTVGVQGALLSQYMDPLYITSFIIGSSMQQKEAFAKAVAGRLQPPLDLSLFPPYGGHLPHFYCGPEVKSIQSAPVHRSHSINWSKGDKNVEIIDASTGQTVETLFSRPPSPWSRLCKAAMLMYNMQVQCSIMKLPFQDSYVQAKASSDQYRRVKELLYTQLYEHGHGMWPRKLCVDSFKVSSLQGPDRDSWIQLNWDRH; encoded by the exons ATGACGATGCAGCGCCTCCTGCAGCGATACCACGCAGCTGAGGACCTGAATCTCTGTGGAGATCAAG AGTCCCTCGTCACAcatgaggagcgatgctctgcggtGGCCAGTTGCGTATTTCAGAGTTTGATGGGTGAAACGGAATATTACAAGCACAGGACTAGCCTGGCGGCCTTCATCCTGCAGAGAG ACGTGGGGGGTGACGAGGACATCTACGAGGTGGTGGCACTGGGAACGGGCGTGACCTGGTACCAGGGATGGCAGGAGTACGACGGCCTGCTGGTACACGATTGCCACGCTCCGGTCATAGCGAGGAGGGCGTTGCTGAG ATATCTGTACAAAGAGGTCACCCTGCTGTACAGTGACCTCCCCGGGGCCGCGGAGAAGAGCATCTTCTGTACCTCCAGCAAGACGCAGTCCCTGGTGCTGAAACCCAACGTCTTCCTGCATCTGTACTTAAGCTGCATCCCTGAAGGAGCCACACACAGCGGCCC ATCCTGGCTCAGACAATCCACTTTGCACCTGAATATTCACGCTAAAGGCTCCCTGCTCCCAGTGTCCGAGTGTCCCCCCAGCGTGTTGGCCGCACACGTGTGCTGTATGTCCGCCACTGACAAGCTGCTGAAGTGGAACACGGTCGGGGTCCAGGGGGCTCTGCTTAGTCAGTACATGGACCCTCTGTACATAACGAGCTTCATCATAG GATCCTCCATGCAACAGAAAGAAGCTTTCGCCAAGGCCGTAGCTGGTCGCCTGCAGCCCCCTTTGGACTTGTCGTTGTTCCCGCCCTACGGGGGGCATCTGCCACATTTTTATTGCGGCCCAGAAGTAAAGTCCATACAATCCGCACCCGTCCATCGCTCCCACAGCATCAACTGGAGTAAGGGAGACAAGAACGTGGAAATTATAGATGCCAGCACCGGCCAAACCGTGGAAAC TCTTTTCAGCCGGCCGCCTTCTCCTTGGAGCCGACTCTGTAAAGCCGCCATGCTCATGTACAACATGCAGGTCCAGTGTTCAATAATGAAACTGCCGTTTCAGGACAGCTACGTCCAGGCGAAG GCCTCCTCGGACCAGTACAGGCGGGTGAAGGAGCTGCTGTACACTCAGCTGTATGAACACGGTCACGGCATGTGGCCCCGGAAGCTTTGTGTGGACAGTTTCAAAGTGTCATCACTGCAGGGGCCGGACAGAGACTCATGGATTCAGCTTAACTGGGACCGTCATTGA
- the LOC142250376 gene encoding adenosine deaminase domain-containing protein 2-like isoform X1 produces the protein MVTSWGVSVMTMQRLLQRYHAAEDLNLCGDQESLVTHEERCSAVASCVFQSLMGETEYYKHRTSLAAFILQRDVGGDEDIYEVVALGTGVTWYQGWQEYDGLLVHDCHAPVIARRALLRYLYKEVTLLYSDLPGAAEKSIFCTSSKTQSLVLKPNVFLHLYLSCIPEGATHSGPSWLRQSTLHLNIHAKGSLLPVSECPPSVLAAHVCCMSATDKLLKWNTVGVQGALLSQYMDPLYITSFIIGSSMQQKEAFAKAVAGRLQPPLDLSLFPPYGGHLPHFYCGPEVKSIQSAPVHRSHSINWSKGDKNVEIIDASTGQTVETLFSRPPSPWSRLCKAAMLMYNMQVQCSIMKLPFQDSYVQAKASSDQYRRVKELLYTQLYEHGHGMWPRKLCVDSFKVSSLQGPDRDSWIQLNWDRH, from the exons CCTGGGGGGTCTCGGTGATGACGATGCAGCGCCTCCTGCAGCGATACCACGCAGCTGAGGACCTGAATCTCTGTGGAGATCAAG AGTCCCTCGTCACAcatgaggagcgatgctctgcggtGGCCAGTTGCGTATTTCAGAGTTTGATGGGTGAAACGGAATATTACAAGCACAGGACTAGCCTGGCGGCCTTCATCCTGCAGAGAG ACGTGGGGGGTGACGAGGACATCTACGAGGTGGTGGCACTGGGAACGGGCGTGACCTGGTACCAGGGATGGCAGGAGTACGACGGCCTGCTGGTACACGATTGCCACGCTCCGGTCATAGCGAGGAGGGCGTTGCTGAG ATATCTGTACAAAGAGGTCACCCTGCTGTACAGTGACCTCCCCGGGGCCGCGGAGAAGAGCATCTTCTGTACCTCCAGCAAGACGCAGTCCCTGGTGCTGAAACCCAACGTCTTCCTGCATCTGTACTTAAGCTGCATCCCTGAAGGAGCCACACACAGCGGCCC ATCCTGGCTCAGACAATCCACTTTGCACCTGAATATTCACGCTAAAGGCTCCCTGCTCCCAGTGTCCGAGTGTCCCCCCAGCGTGTTGGCCGCACACGTGTGCTGTATGTCCGCCACTGACAAGCTGCTGAAGTGGAACACGGTCGGGGTCCAGGGGGCTCTGCTTAGTCAGTACATGGACCCTCTGTACATAACGAGCTTCATCATAG GATCCTCCATGCAACAGAAAGAAGCTTTCGCCAAGGCCGTAGCTGGTCGCCTGCAGCCCCCTTTGGACTTGTCGTTGTTCCCGCCCTACGGGGGGCATCTGCCACATTTTTATTGCGGCCCAGAAGTAAAGTCCATACAATCCGCACCCGTCCATCGCTCCCACAGCATCAACTGGAGTAAGGGAGACAAGAACGTGGAAATTATAGATGCCAGCACCGGCCAAACCGTGGAAAC TCTTTTCAGCCGGCCGCCTTCTCCTTGGAGCCGACTCTGTAAAGCCGCCATGCTCATGTACAACATGCAGGTCCAGTGTTCAATAATGAAACTGCCGTTTCAGGACAGCTACGTCCAGGCGAAG GCCTCCTCGGACCAGTACAGGCGGGTGAAGGAGCTGCTGTACACTCAGCTGTATGAACACGGTCACGGCATGTGGCCCCGGAAGCTTTGTGTGGACAGTTTCAAAGTGTCATCACTGCAGGGGCCGGACAGAGACTCATGGATTCAGCTTAACTGGGACCGTCATTGA